A region from the Tahibacter amnicola genome encodes:
- a CDS encoding ComEA family DNA-binding protein: MNKLFQSLALCLAFSLPGFAAQPVNINAADAATIAESLKGVGQSKAEAIVAYREKNGAFKSVEELSEVKGIGDKTLENNRDLIVIDGTAAKPAAKKSAG; encoded by the coding sequence ATGAACAAGCTGTTCCAGTCTCTCGCCCTGTGCCTGGCCTTCAGCCTGCCCGGCTTTGCCGCCCAGCCAGTCAACATCAATGCCGCCGACGCGGCCACGATTGCCGAAAGCCTCAAGGGTGTGGGCCAGTCCAAGGCCGAGGCCATCGTCGCCTACCGCGAGAAGAACGGCGCCTTCAAGAGCGTCGAGGAGCTGTCCGAAGTCAAAGGAATCGGCGACAAGACCCTGGAGAACAACCGCGATCTGATCGTCATCGACGGCACGGCCGCAAAACCGGCGGCGAAGAAATCCGCCGGCTGA
- a CDS encoding M20 family metallopeptidase, with translation MNVEQLSTFVAAKWDAEIVPRLMDYIRIPNKSPMFDADWASHGYMDQAVELLAGWARQQTIEGMTVEVVRLDGRTPLIFIDVPGEGDDCIVLYGHLDKQPEMTGWADDLGPWKPVIKGDRLYGRGGADDGYALFGSLAAILALRDQGIAHSRCVVMIEACEESGSYDLPYYVDHLAARIGKPSLVVCLDSGCGNYDQLWLTTSLRGLTGGNLSVKVLEEGVHSGDASGVVASSFRVLRQLLSRLEDETTGRIKSDALFVEIPEQRKAQARKSADVLGDAVYSKFPFVNGMAPMHEDRTELVLNRTWRPALSVTGVAGMPPLDSAGNVLRPFTAVKLSLRLPPTLDGASAGETVKALLERDPPYGSEVSFELEKASTGWNAPQLSEWLETSVDQASRTFFGEEPAYMGEGGTIPFMGMLGEKFPGAQFLITGVLGPHSNAHGPNEFLHIPTGKRVTMCVARVIADHFVASQAGLTTGVAASGAHTHHGDHGCC, from the coding sequence ATGAACGTCGAGCAGCTGAGCACTTTCGTGGCGGCCAAGTGGGACGCGGAGATCGTCCCGCGCCTGATGGACTACATCCGCATTCCCAACAAGTCGCCGATGTTCGATGCCGACTGGGCCAGTCATGGCTACATGGACCAGGCGGTCGAGCTGCTCGCCGGCTGGGCCAGGCAGCAGACGATCGAGGGCATGACCGTCGAGGTGGTGCGCCTGGATGGCCGCACGCCGCTGATCTTCATCGACGTGCCGGGCGAAGGCGATGACTGCATCGTGCTTTACGGCCACCTCGACAAGCAGCCCGAGATGACGGGCTGGGCCGACGACCTGGGCCCCTGGAAGCCGGTGATCAAGGGCGATCGCCTGTACGGTCGCGGTGGCGCCGACGATGGTTACGCCCTGTTCGGTTCGCTCGCCGCCATCCTCGCGCTGCGTGACCAGGGCATCGCCCATTCGCGCTGCGTGGTGATGATCGAGGCTTGCGAAGAGTCAGGCAGCTACGACCTGCCCTACTACGTCGACCATCTCGCCGCGCGCATTGGCAAGCCGTCGCTGGTGGTCTGCCTGGATTCGGGCTGCGGTAACTACGACCAGCTCTGGCTGACCACCAGCCTGCGTGGCCTCACCGGCGGCAACCTCTCGGTCAAGGTGCTCGAAGAAGGGGTCCACTCGGGTGATGCCTCGGGTGTGGTGGCGTCCAGCTTCCGCGTGCTGCGCCAGCTCCTGTCGCGCCTGGAGGACGAAACCACGGGCCGGATCAAGTCCGACGCCCTGTTCGTCGAGATTCCCGAGCAGCGCAAGGCACAGGCCCGGAAGTCGGCCGATGTGCTGGGTGATGCGGTGTATTCCAAGTTTCCCTTCGTGAACGGCATGGCGCCGATGCACGAAGACCGTACCGAACTGGTGCTCAACCGCACCTGGCGCCCGGCCTTGTCGGTGACGGGCGTTGCCGGCATGCCGCCGCTGGATTCGGCGGGCAATGTGCTGCGCCCCTTCACTGCCGTGAAACTCAGTTTGCGTTTGCCGCCAACGCTTGATGGCGCCTCCGCGGGTGAAACCGTCAAGGCCCTGCTCGAACGCGACCCGCCCTACGGCAGCGAGGTGAGTTTCGAGCTGGAGAAGGCGTCGACGGGCTGGAACGCACCGCAGCTTTCCGAGTGGCTGGAAACGTCGGTCGACCAGGCCTCGCGTACCTTTTTTGGCGAGGAACCGGCTTACATGGGCGAGGGCGGCACGATCCCGTTCATGGGCATGCTGGGTGAGAAATTCCCCGGTGCGCAGTTCCTCATCACCGGTGTGCTGGGCCCGCATTCCAATGCGCATGGTCCGAATGAGTTCCTGCACATTCCGACCGGCAAGCGCGTGACCATGTGCGTGGCGCGGGTGATTGCAGACCACTTCGTCGCCAGCCAGGCTGGCCTTACCACCGGCGTCGCGGCCAGTGGTGCGCACACGCACCACGGCGACCACGGCTGCTGCTGA
- a CDS encoding phosphatase PAP2 family protein, with amino-acid sequence MDNSADAPSQGRRLWRWSRWQVIGIAALALLALAISSLFADDGAHTLDRGLMLALRTPGTTDDPLGPKWFEDVMRDMTALGGIGVVIGSTLVLCGWFMLRRRLGDIAILAGSLVGAQVLSAIAKFFISRPRPDLVSYEAEIYSASFPSGHTLMATVAYVTFAMLLAADVGDRRSREFLLGVAWVAAIAVGVSRIYLGVHWPSDVLAGWAIGALWMIAMSRLIPRLQWRHG; translated from the coding sequence ATGGACAACTCCGCCGACGCACCCTCGCAAGGCCGCCGACTCTGGCGCTGGTCACGCTGGCAGGTGATCGGCATCGCCGCGCTGGCCCTGCTGGCGTTGGCGATCTCCTCGCTCTTCGCCGACGACGGCGCTCACACGCTCGATCGCGGCCTCATGCTCGCCCTGCGAACTCCGGGTACGACGGACGATCCGCTCGGACCCAAGTGGTTCGAGGACGTCATGCGCGACATGACGGCGCTGGGCGGCATTGGCGTGGTGATCGGCAGCACGCTGGTGCTGTGCGGGTGGTTCATGCTGCGACGGCGCCTGGGCGACATCGCCATCCTGGCCGGCAGCCTGGTCGGTGCGCAGGTGCTCAGCGCGATCGCCAAGTTTTTCATCTCGCGCCCGCGACCGGATCTGGTGTCCTACGAAGCGGAGATCTACAGCGCCAGCTTTCCCAGCGGACATACGCTGATGGCGACGGTCGCCTATGTCACCTTCGCCATGCTGCTGGCCGCCGACGTCGGCGACCGCCGTTCGCGGGAATTCCTGCTGGGCGTGGCCTGGGTGGCCGCGATTGCCGTAGGCGTCAGCCGCATTTACCTGGGCGTGCACTGGCCCAGCGACGTGCTGGCGGGGTGGGCGATTGGCGCGCTGTGGATGATCGCCATGAGCCGGCTGATCCCCCGCCTGCAATGGCGGCACGGCTGA
- a CDS encoding response regulator, protein MTPPIRVVIADDHVLVRQGIRAFLDTCDDLSIVGEADSASSAAQLCEQLAPDVALVDLVMPGGGVEATRMIRAGSAGTQVLILTSYEDDSQIVQAVQAGALSYLLKDADADTLADAVRRTARGEAILHPRIATRLIQAVRTPAADATPTALDRLSQREREVLELMADGLSNQVIATRMGIGEKTVKTHVSNVLAKLELQDRTQAAVYAWRTGVKS, encoded by the coding sequence ATGACACCACCGATTCGCGTCGTCATCGCCGACGATCACGTTCTCGTCCGGCAGGGCATCCGTGCCTTCCTGGACACCTGTGACGACCTTTCCATCGTCGGTGAGGCCGACAGCGCCAGCAGCGCCGCGCAACTGTGCGAACAGCTCGCGCCGGATGTCGCCCTGGTCGACCTGGTCATGCCCGGCGGCGGGGTCGAGGCCACCCGAATGATCCGCGCCGGCAGCGCCGGTACGCAGGTCCTGATCCTCACCAGCTACGAAGACGACAGCCAGATCGTCCAGGCCGTCCAGGCCGGGGCGCTGTCGTATCTGCTCAAGGACGCCGATGCCGATACGCTGGCCGATGCGGTCCGCCGCACCGCCCGGGGCGAAGCCATCCTGCACCCGCGCATCGCCACGCGCCTGATCCAGGCCGTGCGCACGCCGGCCGCCGATGCGACACCCACGGCGCTGGACCGTCTCAGCCAGCGCGAGCGCGAGGTGCTGGAGCTGATGGCCGACGGTCTGTCAAACCAGGTGATCGCCACGCGCATGGGCATCGGCGAGAAAACCGTGAAGACTCACGTGAGCAACGTGCTGGCCAAGCTGGAGCTGCAGGACCGCACGCAGGCAGCCGTCTATGCCTGGCGCACAGGTGTGAAGAGCTGA